A portion of the Ricinus communis isolate WT05 ecotype wild-type chromosome 10, ASM1957865v1, whole genome shotgun sequence genome contains these proteins:
- the LOC8280481 gene encoding probable calcium-binding protein CML18 produces the protein MQESSKSLERDQETKMSRGKDPVKLDDEQLAELREIFRSFDRNKDGSLTQLELGSLLRSLGLKPSEDQLEALIQKADKNSNGLIEFSEFVALVEPDLVQAKSPYTEDQLKKIFTMFDRDGNGYITPAELAHSMAKLGHALTAEELTGMIKEADTDGDGCISFQEFTQAITSAAFDNSWC, from the coding sequence ATGCAAGAAAGCTCAAAATCTTTAGAGAGGGACCAAGAAACAAAAATGAGCAGAGGAAAAGATCCTGTGAAACTTGACGATGAGCAACTGGCAGAGCTACGTGAAATATTCAGGTCATTTGATCGAAACAAGGATGGTAGCTTAACACAGCTAGAACTCGGATCACTGCTCCGATCACTTGGCCTAAAACCAAGTGAAGATCAATTAGAGGCCTTGATACAAAAGGCAGACAAGAACAGCAATGGTTTGATCGAGTTCTCCGAATTTGTAGCCCTTGTTGAGCCTGATCTTGTTCAGGCTAAGTCTCCCTACACAGAGGATCAGTTAAAGAAGATATTCACCATGTTTGATCGGGATGGAAATGGATATATAACTCCGGCAGAGTTAGCGCATTCGATGGCTAAGTTGGGGCATGCCTTGACGGCAGAGGAGTTGACAGGGATGATCAAGGAGGCAGATACCGATGGTGATGGTTGCATCAGCTTTCAGGAGTTTACTCAGGCTATTACCTCTGCTGCTTTTGACAATTCTTGGTGCTGA
- the LOC8280482 gene encoding binding partner of ACD11 1, whose product MAITTVKVSNVSLGATEQDIKEFFSFSGDIDYVELLGDNERSQIAYVTFKDQQGAETAVLLSGATIVDQSVTIELAPDYKLPAAASVPTTATESSTASGAESAFQKAEDIVSSMLAKGFILGKDAVNKAKAFDEKHQFTSTATSKVASLDEKIGLTEKISAGTTLVNDKVREVDEKFRVSETTKSAFAAAEQTVSNAGSAIMKNRYVLTGASWVTGAFNRVAKAAGEVGQKTKEKVLAEEEQNQVAEGYTQIHGTDSPNMSEQMSKSSH is encoded by the exons ATGGCG ATAACAACAGTGAAAGTCAGCAATGTTTCTTTAGGTGCAACAGAGCAAGATATAAAggagttcttttctttttctggtgACATTGATTATGTTGAATTGCTTGG tgACAATGAGCGGTCTCAAATTGCATATGTCACGTTCAAAGATCAGCAAGGGGCTGAGACTGCAGTTCTTCTTTCG GGCGCGACTATTGTTGATCAGTCAGTGACCATAGAACTAGCCCCAGATTATAAGCTGCCTGCTGCCGCCTCTGTGCCCACTACT GCTACAGAAAGTAGTACTGCATCCGGTGCCGAATCTGCTTTCCAAAAGGCTGAAGATATCGTAAGCAGCATGCTTGCTAAGGGCTTCATTCTAGGAAAAGATGCTGTCAATAAAGCAAAGGCCTTTGATGAGAAACACCAATTCACATCTACTGCCACCTCTAAAGTTGCTTCTCTGGATGAAAAAATTGGTCTGACTGAAAAAATTAGTGCTGGCACAACCCTTGTCAATGACAAAGTGAGAGAAGTGGATGAAAAGTTTCGAGTTTCTGAGACAACAAAGTCAGCCTTTGCAGCTGCTGAGCAGACAGTTAGCAATGCTGGATCTGCTATCATGAAGAACCGGTATGTTTTAACAGGGGCTTCATGGGTTACTGGTGCATTCAACAGAGTTGCTAAGGCAGCTGGGGAAGTGGGGCAGAAGACAAAAGAGAAGGTTTTGGCTGAGGAGGAGCAGAATCAAGTAGCAGAAGGATACACCCAAATCCACGGGACTGACTCTCCAAATATGAGCGAGCAAATGTCCAAGAGCTCGCATTAA